The following proteins are encoded in a genomic region of Triticum dicoccoides isolate Atlit2015 ecotype Zavitan chromosome 1B, WEW_v2.0, whole genome shotgun sequence:
- the LOC119310953 gene encoding BTB/POZ and MATH domain-containing protein 6-like: MSAAGVGRLSRSATSVVAKAVSGFHLLRIDGYSQAKTVLPGEKISSVGFTVGSGSWRMDYYPNGRDAAPRSNHASVYIQLTDDCTRRPGQAWYKFSLLDHAGNTAYELPAETGSFTGIPKPEVDDHYYHPLYSPSPRLRALRSPAAAGDEEGPGCGHEQFIGREELEHLIRDDFLVVRCDVGLREMTCSRLAADEIDNWEDDEGDEAEEGYYGAPTYYPPHPGRGRRRRQPDDGEYVKWCLAQRPGEPRIQQGRKVGGQYA, encoded by the coding sequence ATGTCCGCCGCCGGCGTTGGCCGTTTGTCGCGGTCGGCCACCAGCGTCGTCGCCAAAGCGGTGAGCGGGTTCCACCTGCTGCGCATCGACGGCTACTCGCAGGCCAAGACGGTCCTCCCAGGCGAGAAGATCTCCTCCGTGGGCTTCACCGTCGGCAGCGGGTCCTGGCGCATGGACTACTACCCCAACGGCCGCGACGCCGCCCCGAGATCCAACCACGCCTCTGTCTACATCCAGCTCACCGACGACTGCACCCGGCGTCCCGGCCAGGCGTGGTACAAGTTCAGCCTGCTGGACCACGCCGGCAACACCGCGTACGAGCTCCCGGCCGAGACCGGCTCCTTCACCGGCATCCCCAAACCCGAAGTCGACGACCATTACTACCACCCCTTGTACTCCCCCAGCCCGCGCTTGCGCGCCTTGAGGAGCCCTGCCGCTGCCGGCGACGAAGAAGGCCCCGGATGCGGCCACGAGCAGTTCATCGGGAGGGAAGAGCTGGAGCATCTGATCCGCGACGACTTCCTCGTGGTCCGGTGCGACGTCGGCCTTAGGGAGATGACGTGCTCGCGTCTGGCGGCGGACGAGATCGACAACTGGgaagatgatgaaggtgatgaggcGGAGGAGGGCTACTACGGGGCTCCAACTTATTATCCTCCTCATCCCGGACGGGGTCGACGCCGTCGTCAGCCGGACGACGGTGAGTACGTCAAGTGGTGTTTGGCCCAGCGGCCTGGTGAGCCGCGGATCCAGCAGGGACGAAAGGTCGGCGGCCAATATGCATGA